Within Mustela lutreola isolate mMusLut2 chromosome 10, mMusLut2.pri, whole genome shotgun sequence, the genomic segment TGTCCTCCCCAAACCCCACCTCAGCCTTTCAGCCCAGGGCTGCCTAGTCAGCTTCCTGTTCCCCCTTTTCCAACTGCTTTTCTTCCTCACATCCTCCAGGCCTCACTCAGGTCTCTCATGGCAAATCCACTCTGACCACCCCAGCTGGGACGGAGGCCATCCTTAGTCACGTGCTTCCTCCCTGCAAGTGACCTGTCCTAACACATGAGGATTACCACGGAACTCCCTTGACTGTCCCCCTCACACACCCTTACAGGCCAGGGTCACATGTCCGTGTCCTCTGTGGccgcccagggcctggcacacaagTATCCGTGAGTGCTCACTGAAAGAACCCAGGAGCCTAGCTGGCCTGCCACTATGTCCTCCTGGAGGACGGACACGCGCCTTTTTCCTCGGACCCACCTTACCTGCAGGGCCACCAAGGTGTTGGCCAGGGCCTGGCCATAGGTGTCATGGCAGTGGACAGCTAGGGCAGCCACGGGCACCTCGTGCATGACCGCAGACAGCATGtccttcatgatcccaggagtgcCCACACCGATGGTGTCCCCCAGGGAGATCTCGTAGCAGCCCATCGAGTACATCTTCTTGGTGACCTGGgggagcaagcaagcaagcacttGGAGGACATCAGATTCCTCAAGCCAAGTGTCCAAGACCTCAGAAGCAGAGATCCTGGGCAGGACATCTCCCTGTCCAAAACGCTAAATTCCTGTCCGATCGTAGGCTGCTTACAAGTTTGAGTGGGGACGAAAACCGCTCTCTACTCACTAGGAAGCGGAGATGGAAGGACCAGAGCTGGCCCTGCAAGCCCGAGCTCTCCTCCCACCCGCTCCTACCCCCGCGGCCTCTGACTTCACGTGCCACCTCCACACCCTGTGTCAGAGCCAACAACTGGAATCAGGAACACGGACTCCTCTCACAGAACCGTCTTCAGTAAGATCTGCGACCTCGTGGGTCTGAGCAGCTATTTTCAACAGAGGTACCTGTTTAAACTTTTAGAAGCTCATCTGCAAATCCCTGAAAACACTGAGAAACCAGTGCAACGTGTGCCCCTCTCGAGGAGATGCTGCCCCACATGGCGCTGCCACAAGTGGACGGTGCGACAGGGCAGGGATGCAGAGGACACTCAGCACAGGCCTGCCAGGCACATGGGACTGGCGAGCACCCCACCGCCCGGGCAGCAGACTGAGGACAGCGGGTGGAGGCAAAGGCCACAgcgaagcggggggggggggggggggggcctctgGAGTGACACACGCTGGGGCCCCAACCCAGTTCGGCTGCTCCTTGGCTGGGGCGGGGGTGCTTggagcttccatctctccttccaaGAAGCAGTGGCGAGGCTTTGCGCAGCGGCAGGGAGGGCTGGCGGGACGGGAGGCTGGGACAGGGGCAGAGCGGCCACTCTCGGGAGCACCGCTCTCTCCTTGATGCTCCCTGCTATGCCGGAagggcgggggtgtgtgtgtgtgtgtgtgtgtgtttcctcgcTTGAGAAATGGACTAACAATAACACCAAATTTGCACAGTAACTTTGACAACGAAGGGGCATATGTCCTTGGGTTGCTCAGACCCTGTTCCCACACTGCTCTCCTCAGTGCTGACTTGGTTCCCGCTTGGAGGACAGCGAGGGTGAGGAACTTCTGGgagcctgggcagggagcccctcCACGGATCACCTCAACTATCACCTGTCCACTGACCAGACGGCAAACTGAGTCAGAGGCTtccaggctggggcagagggtaGGGCTTCAAGCGCACTAGGAGGTGGGCCTCCAGGAGCAAGTGCTGGGCGGTGCTCCCAGAGGGGCGCAATGAAGGAGCTGCGGGAACGAATGACATCAGTGACCCACCAGGAACAGGTGGTGAGGGGAACCTCACAAGCAGGCAAGGCAGACAACCCTTGGAAAACCCCTGGCCCGATATACACACACCTCAGCTACTTTGGCCGGGGAGATCTTCCCTTCATAGGGGCATCCAAGCACACAGGAGACATACCTGCGGGAGGACAGGGGAGGGATGGTATCAGGGCCCCAGAGCTCCCAGGCCCGCAGGGCTGACCTGGGTAGCTGTCTGACAGTCATCTCTGAGGTGCAGCAAGGTCAAATGCCCCCGGAAAAGGGAGATtccttcgggggggggggggtgggcagcacatggggggccaggagggggcggcggagagccagggcagggaagggatgggcctcctctgctgcttgctggggaAGCTGGGGTTGCACAGGCCTGAGGAGAGAAGCCAGCCGAAGGGGGCAGTGAGCAGGCATCGGAGCCGTAGGGCGTTGAGATCAAGCAGAACATGTGCCGCAAGGTAGCTGGGTCCCCTACTCCCATACTCCTTGGTCCCAGGAGGGGACCACGGACAGATGAAACCAAGCAGGAACAAAAGGGCTGGGCTGGCCTGAGGGCCAAGGATCGGCTGCTCCAGTGAGCTGCCCGAAGATTcacactcatttattcaacagatactGAGAGAGCTGCCCACTACGTGCCCGGCACTGGGTCATGCAGTGAAAAGACGGACAAGGTCCCTACGCTCATGGAGGTTACTTCCAGTTAGCGAGCGAGCTGGTGAAAGGGCAACCGAAGGAACAGGTGAAATGATCCCAGAGAGATGTGCCACGAAGGGAAGAACGGCGGCGTGGCGGGAGCCAGGAGAGGCTGGCCGTAGCCAGGGTGGCCCAGGAAGACCTCCAGGCCGTGACACGGGAGCGAAGAGgggagcaggcagcaggagccacTGGGAGAGCGTCCCGGGCAGAGAGTAGAGCAGCGTGGAGCCCAGGATGTAGAGAAGATGTGCTCAAGCTCAGAAGGACGGAAGATCTGGGCACAGCCAGCCAGCGACAGAGAACACAGCACGTGGCTGGACAGGAGGGCGCAGGCCAATCACGGTGCCCTGCGGCTGTGGGAAGGAGTTTGGATCTTTGGATCTTGGTGGGCTTCTGTTCCCACCTGCCCTGTTGGAGCTAAGGCCCCACTGAGAGCTCTTAGAGTTTGGCAAACTCTTCAGCATGTGAGAAGCAACACAGATGTTGTCTGGATACATCATTTTGGGCCCAAAGTTCTCAGAGTGTtttcccaacttccttctcctccttgttCTGCagtcactgctgagcaaggagatgGGAGATGCTGATAACGAGCACAGGCTTGGAGTCAGGGAGACCCCATGGGCCCCTGCTTCCCcacgcacccctccccccaaagccACCTACCCCTTGCTTCCCCAGCGCCCTGGCGTGCTGGCCCTGCACTGCGGGAGGGAGCCCACCATGAACTGTGGCACGTGGGCTCTGCCCTCACGGGGTGCGGGGTCCATCgggagtgggaggcagggaaAAAGCTAACATGAAGCCAAGTGCTCTGTCAGAGGATATCTGGGGGCCctgagagcccgatgaggggtaCTAACACCAGCTGAGGCCAGAAAAAGCTTCCTGGAGAAGCCAGAGGATGAGCAGAGTTAGCCTGGACAAGTAGGATGTAGGATAGGAGAGGACTAAGTCTATGgaaagcacatgcaaaggcccagaggcaagAGTGGGAGCATGGAAGTAAGGACTGAAGTTCCAGTCAGGCTGGAATGCAGCAAGCtgaggaggcagggctggatgGTTAGCAGCAGTGGACAACGAGGCTGCAGACAAAGGCAGTGTCTCGGAAGCCAAGTGGGAAGTCCAGAGAGCATCACTGACAGGTTTTAACCAGGGAGTGAGGTGATCACACGTGCACTTTCTGAAAGAGCACGCTGGCTGCAGTGTAGACAGTGTATGACTTCACAGCCGACTCTTCGGCCTTCCTGAGCCGGTTCTGTCCTCTGGAAGCAGGGACAGCCCTGCTTGCTGGATGACCATGGGGTCACAGTCAGATAACACAGGGATGATGCCTAGCACTCTGGCGTGAAAGATGTGATGCTGGAGACCTAGAAGCCGAGAGGGCTCCTCAGACCTGTGTGATTGGGGGTGCTGGAGCTGGGATTCATCTGACCTCCACAGACTCCAGGGAGTGTCCTGTCCTGCTGGATTCCTCTGGGGAACAGACCCCAAAACCAGGTTTGGAGAAAGCACTTGCCAGGATTTCTTCTGACCACATCTACTCGAGGAGAGATGTCAAGGTGTAGAGTGTAGGCAGCCTGTGCTCAGGATAAGGAGTTTGTAGGGGGAAGGTGGCTTGAGTCAGAGCCTGGCCACCTTTCCAGAATGGTTCTGAGGAGAAGGCAGGCGGCACTGACATGGAGTGACTCACCCACGCACGGGGATACCGGCGGCCCGAGCCGCCCTCAGGATCTCGTCAGATCGCTGTAAACTCTCCTCAATGGAGCAATTGGTGTTCTTCTTGGTGAACAGCTCTGAGGCAGCAACAAAGACCGTCACCTCCTTGGCTCCAGCGGCAATCTGCCAATAGCCGGGTGAATTCCTttcagctttttttctctttgaggaACACCAGCGTTGGCAAAGTGGCAAAAGCCCTTGTCTTACAGTGAATTTTATAACACACAAATATCATGAGTTGAACTGtgaccaccccccaccaaaaGAAGGTCTGTagaagtcctaatccccagtacctcagaatgtggccttatttggaaatagggtagGTGTAGCAGTAAttggttaaaatgaggtcatagtGGTCGTGACTCCAATAGGAATGGCGTCCTTCTAAGATGgcggccatgtgaggacacacacAGAGGCCAGTGAAGGCACAGGTGGGATGGGAGTGAGGTGAGCAAGAGCTGCCGGTCTTCACCAGAAGCTAGGACAGCCACatcctcccagcccccaggagGGAACAGTGGTATGTGGAGGAACCAAGTACCCCCAGGGTTTCAGACTTTGTGCCACCACAGCTGTgagagaacacatttctgttgttctaaggCACCTAAgcttttggtattttcttatggcagccctaggaatgAAAACAGTGAATTCTAGCCCCATCAAAGAAACACAACCACCCTGAGCCTTCCCCCAGGGCCCAGCACGGCTGCTGTCATCACCGTCCTGGATGTCACTCTTAAGAACagctttctggggcgcctgggtggctcagtggattggagcctctgccttcggctcaggtcatgatcccagggtcttgggattgagccccgcatcgggctctctgcctgcttcctccatctctgcctgcttctctgcctacttgtgttctctgtctgtcaaataaataaataaaatctttaaaaaaaaaaaaaaaaagaacagctttctggggcacctgggtggctcaatgggttaaacctctccttcagctcaggtcatgatctcagggtcctgggatcgagccccgcatcgggctctctgctcagcggggatcctgcttccccgtctctctctgcctgcctctggctacttgtgatcacctctctgtcaaataaataaataaaatctttttaaaaattatatatatatatatatagagagagaacagCTTTCTGCCTAAATTCACAATCAGCATCCCCAGTGACATTCTTGTCCAACACTCCAGGAAAGATGGCAGATACCAGCAACCACTGTGGGGAGCACGATCTTCTCTAAGGAGAAAATGGATAATGACAACAAGAGCtaatatttactaagcacttaCTTTCTTCAAGCCTCTTGTTAAGTAATAAGGGTGCATTCTAGCCTCTGAAATCCTTCCAGCATTAGGTACTATGATCAGCCCTAATTTACAGGCAtaatctgaggctcagagaggttaaacagCTGGTCAAGGTCAGAGAGCTGGGGGTGGCAGGGCCAGGACTGCCTTGGGTCTGTCTGACAGTGCTCATCATTACCAGAGGCAAGCCCTTCAGACAGATGGCCCAGGACAGGGACTAGGCCCAGCGACAACACAGGGACCAACATCATCAATCTCATTTCAGGGGCCCCCCGCCATCAAGCGAGTCTCTTACTGCTGCCTGGAAGCCTTTGATATTCGGGGTCAGGACTGGGTAGTTGATGCCAGGAAATTTCTGGATGCCCTTCAAAACTTCAGCATTGTCAGCCATCTGGGAGCCAAAGGAGACATTACCAGGTCACTGCCAAGGCAGAGAGCACAGGTAGAAAAAGTGTTTCTATCACACAATCTCTGTTGTCTAGAAGCCCTGGAGGAGTCCTTTTGCAGAGCTGGGTCTCTCCAGTGCTTCTCTCCAGTACTCTTTGTTTGACCGCTGATGGGCCCAGGGCTCCTTGGTGCAAGTAAGTCCCCCAATTTCTCCTACGGCTAATACTAACAGCTTCTCACAAGCGGCGACAACACTACCAGCTATTTACCGAGAAACTCTGTTACTTAACACTCAGCTGAAACAAGATCTCTCTTTCTACTTGATTGTTTCTGTGAACCAGGAGTCATCTGTCTCTCCCTTTTACAAACACAGACGCCACATCTCTAGACAGGGCTAGAGATTCTAGACTTCCAGAGCCAGAAGAGGCTTGAGAGGCCACCCTAAGCTCGGAGAGGGGAAGATCTCACCAAGGTCCCCAAGCAAGTCAGGGCCAAAGCCAAGATGGAATCCAAGCCTCCTGCCTTCCGGGTGATGGTCTTCTGCTGCCCCATGCTTACAGAAGTCACGAGAGCAAGCCAGAGGTCTGGAGCCCTATGTTCCCAACATCTACGTTCTTCCAGGGCAACTGCAAAACTTCACATCTGTCTCATCTGAGAAACGATTACTGAGGGCTGGGGCTCACCTGGGGCACCCACTTGGGGGACACAAAGCTGGTGGCTTCTATAACGGGGAGTCCTGCTTCAGAAAGCATGTCTATCAGCTTGATTTTTGTAGAAGTAGATACGATATTCTGTGATGGAGAAAGAAACACCAGAAAAGACGGGTCAGCAAAAGTGGGAACCAAATGGCCTCAGCCACAGTGCCTGTTAGTCCAAAGCTTGGCTACAGCATGCACTTCGCTATCTCTACTCTCAGACACAAGCACGAATCCACGTGTAATTCAGGCCAACAGGTGGGGGACAGCTTCAAGTTCTACAGATAGTATTTTGCAGGGGAGGCAGCTTCTCGCCTGAGAGGACTAAATGTGTACACGGAAACAATAGTTTTGTATCATAAAGcctttttcttaactgtttcttGATTTATGACCCCATCGTAAACCAACTGAGAGCCATGTGCCGTGGCCTGATAGGGCAGTGATGACTAACCCTCTGTCTGGGTCCTGTTCCATCTCTGAACTCGCACCAGACCTGATCCTCCCATGGTTGGCctcccgcttctctctctccctcccccaccatgccTAGTTGCTCATTAGATTCTATGGTTCTCTCCAAATCTACTACCATTCCTCCCTGTATGTTATGGCATGGTCTCACTCTACCAATTCATCCCACACAGGAATCTTTCTAAAACAGTCTCCATTGTTTCAGTCTCCTGCTCAAAAGCCTTCCATGGCTCCCTAGTGCTTACAGGATtagataaaaaaaattccaagaactCAAAGTCTTTCTCCCCAGGCCTTTTCACACCAACCCCATCAATTTCTCTCCCATTACTTTACCTTAATCCATCCCATAAGTAATTTCTGGAGCCCTCCATGTTCCAGGCATGGTGCTAGGTGCTAGGGATACAGCAGTGGACAGAACAGACACGATTCTGCCCTCACATAACTTTTAGTTTATTGTTATCAATAAGTTCTCACTACTGAAGCTATGccttccaaaaaatgaaaaagcttttccgattgaaaaaaaataatgcacaattatttcagaaaacatgccccaaacaaacaaaaacatccttAAAATCTCCCAGAGATAACACTAGTTACATCATAATGTGACTTTCTAGATCTGTGCAGTCCAATATATTAGACACTAGCCATAAGTGGTTATTTAAATTTACATGaatttaaattacataaaaacaaaatttcagtttCCCCGCTACAgcagtcacatttcaagtgctcaaaacCCACGTGTCCAAGACAGATCAcatctagaacatttccatcttcACAGAAAGTGCTACTGGACAGCACTGTTCTAGATCCTTCTCTAGGCGGATGTTCCCACAGATGTATAAGCTTTTTGTTTTACATAGAAGTGCAAGATTAAAGAAAATGCCTATGATTTTATAATCTGTTTAGTCACTTAACATACTCCTATATTAGTACAGCTTCCTAATCCATTTAATGAAGTCATTAAAGTATATTTGAGCTAACTTtctccacactgagcactgagGCGGTTTCCAACTATTTTATTACAACAAGGTTGTGAGGAGCATCTCCAAGGCTAAGTCTTTGCATGTGGCCTTCATGACATCCTTTGGTAAGTCCCCTCATGCGGAATTGGAATTGCCAGGTGAAAGGCATGCCCTCACCTTCCGTCCACTCTCCTGTGGCCTTTCCCATCTGCCCTGCCGCACGGACCGGGCAACACCACACCTGATATGCCACCGTCTTAGTCTGCTGTActgtcaccccaccccacctggccTCCTCAACCTCTCGACTTTGCTTGGCATCAGCTGGGGCAACCCGATCTGGCACAGCTCTGTCCACCCCTCTGCGCCCACCACAGGCAACTCTCACTGCTCGAAAAACCTCTTTTGGTTGATTTCCATCTTTACCTTTTCATTCTGCAGTCCATCTCGGGCACCAACTTCCACAATTTTCACTCGCTTTGGGAAAGTACCCAGAGAAGAGGTGCTGACCTTTggtttaaaagaggaaaaacaaaaagggtTGGGAGAAGATTGTCacaattctccaagaagacaaaTCTAAAAGAAGGGACCCCTCTTCACTGAGATAGGACGCAGCATCTCTCATTTGGATGGTTTTAGAAGGAAAAACGTAAAGAACAAAAGCATTTCACTGAGGAATGGGCACGAGATTCCTGCTCCTAGTACCGGCCCATTTCCAACGGCCCGTCTGCCAGCTGAGCATGTAGGTTGTTTCCTACACAAACCTATTTGCACCTCCCCAAACAGAACTGTTTAAATTCCGTCTGGCTTCATGCTTTCTCAGTAAAAAGCAACACATGTATTCCATTGCTTAAGCCAGAAACCTGACTCATCCCCTTACCCCACTCCCCGTGGGCTAGAAGGTTCTTATCATTTGGTTCCTGCTGATCTCAGTGAACTCATGACTTGTTTCTACTGTCCCACATCCCCAATGAACTCCTTACTTGTCCTGACTCCCTCatattcccctccccaccccacccccagtagAGGGTCCCTATACTGCAGCCCCAGTGGCCTTCCTCCCACAGCAGGGCCCCACGGCTTACTACTCCCTCCGCCCAGAATGCtcttccacatctggctccttctCATCGTTCAGCCAGATGGGCCTCCTCTGACTGCCCTTTGTAAAGCTGCCGATCCCCTGACCCTcaacattttctatttaaaaactctaattcccggggcgcctgggtggcttagtcggttaagcgtccgactcgtgatttcagctcaggtcatggtctcagggttgtgagactgagccctgcattaggctccgccctgggtatggagcctgcttgagattccctctccagGAATAGCAAATAAATGCATGAAGGGCATAGCCAACCcgggggaaggaggaggacttGTTATGTaacagtcacaggctgggtgatgGCAAGGGGTACGACTGGGGAGAGAGGACACCAACAGCTgaagacagtttaaaaaaaaaaaaaaggcttttccaCTTAGAGTCTGCCCCAAATCCTCTCCACCTTACCCCCAAGCAATATGaagcttcttttccctctttcctctgttCTTAATATTGTAACTCTTCAAATTAACTTTGCTTTACCAGATTTAACCTGGTAAATCTGGCAGGATAAACATACTGCAGTGGGGCAAGGGGAGACGTGCACTCGGTAATCTATTAAGGATCCCAAACACCTGAAACCCTCAAGGAAGGAAGCGCTCCCTGCTACAGATCAGCTGGAACTTGAACAACTCACCTGAACTGGCCTTGCCTTCAGCCAGCAAAACTTCCTAGAGACTAAAGTGACGAGCCATTGAATTGCATGAAGTTACCAGGCTAGGTTGGAAGGTCCCTGCCAGTTGAATGTCCCTACAACAGGGTTGTTCAGCCTTTGCTGATACACTGCCCTAAGTTGATCCCACTGGAATGTGAGCTGCATGAGACTTTGTTTTATCCATTGCTGTAATTCTAAGGCCCTGGGACATAACAGGGGCTTGAGAGATAACTGCTGGATATTGTTGAAAGCACGCAAGACCTGCTTCCAAGCTCCTTTTACGAAAACAGAACAAACTTAATTCCACgtcctttggggcacctgggtgtcttgatcattaagcgtcttccttcagctcaggtcatgatcccagggtcctgggactgagcccagcatcaagctccctgcttggcaagaagcctgcttctctctctcccactccccctgcttctgttccctctctcactgtgtctctgtcaaataaataaaatctgaagaaaaaaaaaattccatctccTTTCCCATAACAACtcttcacataaaaataaaacaatcacatttattaagcacttaataTTTGCCAGGCACTCGTACGAGCCTTTGACACATTAACCTTTATCAACCTCTCAAGCTTATTCGGTAGAACTATTACAATCTccattttaatgtgaaaaatatgAAGCCCAGAGATTGAGTAACTTTCCCAAGATCACATGGTTAGCTGGGCAAGAGTCATTATCTGAACCTGGCAGTGTTGATCTACAGCGCTAGCTCTTAACCCCTGGGCCACGTTGCCTCTGCCACCTTTCTGCCCTCGACACCCTCCCCCGCCACCACCAGTATTCTCTTGTCTTGGTTAAACACCCAGTTCATTCCCTCGGTATAGCCCTGCTCAGAGAGTATCTCCTCTAACCACAGAAGTCCAGGGCCAAGCCTCCTGAGCTATGGCCTATCTATACCAACAGCTAATACCAACTAAAGCCCAGTGCTAACTTCAGGATCTGTACCTCATTTAGTACCTACATGGCAGGGACTATCATTATCTCAACCTCATACAGGAAGAAACAGTCTCAGAAAGATTctccaaaatcacacagctagcaagtgaaTTCTGGCTTGAACCATCTGTTTCTGACACCAACCCTCTGCTAGTAACCCCACGGCAGATCTATGACCTCATTACACCAGGAATTTTTTCAAAGCATATTAATATCCACCATCTCACGTAATTTTCTTAGTCTTCCAAGTTGGAAGTACCATCTTTATTTTACACATTAATGATCGGTAGGGGTGGGTGGCCTAGTAGACAGTAAAGTGGCTTTCTGAGGGGCCCACTTGTGAAGATGGTGTGATCTCCCCACTACACACTTAGACTCCTTTTAAATCAAAGCAAAATTAATGCACCTCATTTATCACTTATTCTGAGCTAAAGCAATGTCAAATTGCTTCCCTTAACCTCTAAAGAACTTAGATAATGTTTACCCATGTTACAGGCGAgcaaactgaggtttagagagcaAACAACGGTCATGCGACCTAGAAAGTGGCAGAACCACTGGGAAACCACAGCTTCAACTTTAGCCAAAACCATTTATTTCTTCAACCCCTCGTTCAACTAGGTCTCTTACACTTCCCCTCCAGTCACTGAGCATTGGTGGGGGAAACATCAGGATCAACATGCCCAAAGTACAATTCCAAGGCAATCAGTCGCACATGGTCCTAAGTCCCCAAACGCAGCAAGAGctggaaaagcaggcagagggagagggaggacctCGCTTTTTCCACTCGGAACTGGAAGATTATACGTATCACTTCTGAGGAGCTTGGAGagctcagagggagaaggtgCCAGGGTGGCCGGGAAGAGCCTTAGAcggaatcagggcacctgggatGGCGCCCCAGGTCTCCACGACCCGAGCAAGTCGTTCCCCATCTCTGGTCCTCACTCTCCCTAAGTCCCTCAAGAGATGTGGGCGGAACAAAGATCGAGACTCCAAGGCCCTCCGGACAGTGGCCTGGGCAACTGCCCGGCTTCGCCTCTCAGAGCGCTGCCACCACGGGCCAGGGCCCCGACCCCGACTGTCACGGTGCCTGTAGGGCCACCCCTCGGCGGGCCGGGGCACTTACAGCCCGGAGAGACGCTAAGCCCACCAGTCTCCGCGGCAGCGCGTTCCTCATGGTCGCCATCTTGGCCCAGCTTCCCCCGCCGCCCCCAGCTGAGTCCCACGTGACCGCCGACAGCCGGGTGGGCGTGCCCCGCGTTTGGGGGCGGTGCTTCTGGAGTAACGTAAAGACGCCCTGCGAGGGCTGTTTCCAGCTTCTAGGAGGTTTTCATTCCATttgggcagttttttttttcatccattatGTTTTTTCTGAGTGCTTTCTACTTGCCATGGCAAAGTGAGGCTAGGACTATgaaaatgaacaagaaataatCAAGGGGTTTAGAGTTCGGGAGCTCTGGGAAGACATATTAATAATCACACAATTAGTTGCATAATTACTACCTTTCGCAATAAAAGACGGAGCATTTTGCCATGCGCTGTTCTGAGTTCTCCGGCCGTGTTAACTCTTCCATCACGATCTCCAGGATTTACATGCTGGCAGTCGacgggagggagaggaagagcgcGCGCGCGCTCTAGTGAGCGAGAAACATCCTTTGATTTCATCCTTTTAAAATGGGTAAGATTTTATGCAGAtaaagaagacacaagaagaaCTTTCCAGAGAACATAACATATGCCAAGACCCTGAGG encodes:
- the HMGCL gene encoding hydroxymethylglutaryl-CoA lyase, mitochondrial isoform X2, with translation MATMRNALPRRLVGLASLRAVSTSSLGTFPKRVKIVEVGARDGLQNEKNIVSTSTKIKLIDMLSEAGLPVIEATSFVSPKWVPQIAAGAKEVTVFVAASELFTKKNTNCSIEESLQRSDEILRAARAAGIPVRGYVSCVLGCPYEGKISPAKVAEVTKKMYSMGCYEISLGDTIGVGTPGIMKDMLSAVMHEVPVAALAVHCHDTYGQALANTLVALQMGVSVVDSSVAGLGGCPYAQGASGNLATEDLVYMLSGLGIHTGVNLQKLLEAGTFICQALNRKTSSKVAQATCKL
- the HMGCL gene encoding hydroxymethylglutaryl-CoA lyase, mitochondrial isoform X1; the encoded protein is MATMRNALPRRLVGLASLRAVSTSSLGTFPKRVKIVEVGARDGLQNEKNIVSTSTKIKLIDMLSEAGLPVIEATSFVSPKWVPQMADNAEVLKGIQKFPGINYPVLTPNIKGFQAAIAAGAKEVTVFVAASELFTKKNTNCSIEESLQRSDEILRAARAAGIPVRGYVSCVLGCPYEGKISPAKVAEVTKKMYSMGCYEISLGDTIGVGTPGIMKDMLSAVMHEVPVAALAVHCHDTYGQALANTLVALQMGVSVVDSSVAGLGGCPYAQGASGNLATEDLVYMLSGLGIHTGVNLQKLLEAGTFICQALNRKTSSKVAQATCKL